The following coding sequences lie in one Spinacia oleracea cultivar Varoflay chromosome 1, BTI_SOV_V1, whole genome shotgun sequence genomic window:
- the LOC110775946 gene encoding metacaspase-9: MENGKKRMAVLVGCNYPNTKYELHGCINDVVSMQKDLVDRFGFDPKSIELLVDDGSGSKALPTGVNIKMALKKIIDGAKAGDVLFFHYSGHGTLLPSKHHLKQQEEAIVPCDFNLITDVDFRQLVNGLPKGASFTILSDSCHSGGLIDKEKEQIGPNSLTPTTKHAHNLDLNISQPKPKKIQVESITDHLASLTNMVGSEIGTHLTTLFGDGASLMFRLPELDLDEQFGPHRPDSGILLSGCQTNETSADMPPVGSNGKAHGAFSYAVQSVFKAQQDPISNKDVVMLAREVLEKEGVEGQHPCLYCSDENANAHFLMWDAAQSNK; this comes from the exons ATGGAGAATGGAAAGAAGAGAATGGCTGTGCTAGTAGGATGCAACTATCCAAACACCAAATATGAGTTGCATGGTTGTATCAACGACGTCGTTTCGATGCAAAAGGATCTCGTTGATCGATTTGGGTTCGATCCAAAATCTATTGAGCTTCTAGTCGACGATGGTTCGGGTTCTAAAGCACTTCCTACGGGTGTTAACATTAAGATGGCACTTAAGAAGATAATTGATGGAGCTAAAGCAGGGGATGTCCTGTTTTTTCATTATAGTGGGCATGGTACATTACTCCCTTCCAAGCATCATCTTAAACAACAGGAGGAAGCAATTGTTCCTTGTGATTTCAACCTCATCACTG ATGTAGATTTCAGACAATTAGTGAACGGACTACCAAAAGGAGCAAGTTTTACGATTCTATCGGACTCTTGCCACAGTGGAGGCCTCATTGACAAAGAGAAAGAGCAAATTGGGCCCAATTCTTTGACTCCTACAACAAAACACGCCCATAACTTGGATCTTAATATTAGTCAGCCCAAGCCCAAAAAAATCCAAGTTGAGTCCATAACTGACCACTTAGCCTCTCTTACAAACATGGTTGGGTCTGAAATTGGGACCCACTTAACCACCCTCTTCGGTGATGGTGCGAGTCTAATGTTTCGCCTTCCTGAACTAGACCTGGATGAGCAGTTTGGACCTCATAGGCCAGACTCCGGTATCTTGTTAAGCGGGTGCCAAACTAATGAGACCTCTGCCGACATGCCTCCTGTTGGGTCCAATGGGAAGGCCCATGGGGCCTTTAGCTATGCGGTACAATCTGTGTTCAAAGCCcaacaagatccaataagtaataAAGATGTGGTGATGTTGGCTAGGGAGGTACTTGAGAAAGAAGGAGTTGAGGGACAACACCCTTGCTTGTATTGTAGTGATGAGAATGCTAATGCACACTTCTTAATGTGGGATGCTGCACAAAGCAACAAGTGA
- the LOC110775950 gene encoding spermidine hydroxycinnamoyl transferase-like, translating into MHIEFGTPPLLTGKENNLDERKKVTTIAILPLSKDHIASLKKVANEGVNGPNMYNPYTRYEVVAAHIWRSACKEREQYLEQPTCLGFSVDVRNRLHPPLPPKYLGNAILDVVASSRSGNIVTLPLGCTCARIREEIEKIDDRYIWSNVNFWKNMYDLTPFQDLHARTSKDDPFYGNPNIGVISWLKLPIYEPDFGWGKEIYVGPGTHDSDGDCLLLPRPDGSAKVAICLQLAHTDAFF; encoded by the coding sequence ATGCACATAGAGTTCGGTACACCACCCTTACTAACAGGGAAGGAAAATAACTTGGACGAGCGTAAAAAAGTCACAACCATAGCTATATTGCCCCTATCAAAAGACCACATAGCGAGCCTAAAGAAGGTTGCTAATGAGGGAGTCAATGGTCCAAACATGTACAACCCTTACACCCGCTATGAAGTGGTAGCGGCTCATATTTGGCGTAGTGCATGCAAGGAACGTGAACAATACCTTGAGCAGCCTACGTGTTTAGGCTTCTCTGTCGATGTACGTAACCGTTTGCACCCACCACTACCACCAAAGTACCTCGGGAATGCAATCTTAGACGTGGTGGCCTCGTCTAGGTCAGGGAATATCGTAACACTTCCCTTAGGTTGTACTTGTGCTAGAATAAGGGAAGAAATTGAGAAAATCGACGATCGATATATTTGGTCAAACGTTAACTTTTGGAAAAATATGTATGATTTGACCCCTTTTCAAGACCTCCATGCACGTACGAGTAAGGATGACCCATTTTATGGTAACCCAAATATTGGGGTGATTAGTTGGTTGAAACTTCCAATTTATGAGCCTGACTTTGGTTGGGGAAAAGAGATCTACGTGGGCCCAGGTACTCATGATTCAGATGGTGATTGCTTATTGCTTCCTAGGCCTGATGGGTCAGCCAAAGTTGCTATATGCTTGCAATTGGCCCATACGGATGCATTTTTTTAA